From a region of the Podarcis muralis chromosome 16, rPodMur119.hap1.1, whole genome shotgun sequence genome:
- the LOC114587014 gene encoding vomeronasal type-2 receptor 26-like, whose translation MVPGEPLWEEYSALGEPPQLRPILEKLREPLATGLNYQGPKYVFSVTSENQLFIVPRHVHRSQILSPGDLVIGEMVSQVIYFSNIQSFREQPSQILIDEPISVPKNYQHILALAFAVKEINENPKVLSNISLGFRVLNSYYTARMTYKATLNLLSTEHRFVPNFKCHKWNNLIALIGGCISEISANMATLSATHKIPQDANKLFPFLYQMVPNEAKQHTGIVQLLQHFRWTWIVLCAVDDDKGDQFLQTILPLLFEHGICYDFIVRLEKWNYLDEMIRLALQHWESYAIVFETKANVFVVYGEPPSFQVLRVLSFIVPVMGWPPLGKVWVVTSHWDFDSVSIQKDWEIQMFHGTLSFTVHSSQPLDFQKFIQTIRPFWHKEDVFIQDVWEQAFTCSLKASNGQEVEAEQKEPCSLEEKLENLPGVLYEKHMTGHSYNVYKAVYAVAHALNSIYKSSSKHSRLARGERFAFLNVQPWQVHPFLKSLVFNLSTGDMVHFDEHGELVEGFDVTNWITFPNGSLTRLKVGRLEPQVPAGKELTINDEQIVWHPCFNQALPHSVCNDNCNPGFSRKKKEGEKFCCYDCAPCPDGMISSQKDIDACVNCPEDQYPNMDQTQCVPRIVSFLSYKENLGIILVVLAISLSLITTLVLGIFLKHKDTPIVKANNRTLTYILLISLLLCFLCSLLFIGRPGRVICLLRQMAFGLVFSLAISTVLAKTVTVVVAFMATKPGSSIRKWVGKGLTNSIVLFCCFIQAAICALWLSTSPPFPDKDTHSVIGEIILECNEGSATMFYSVLGYMGSLATASFIVAFFSRKLPDSFNEAKFITFSMLVFCSVWLSFVPTYLSTKGKYMVAVEIFSILASSAGLLGCIFSPKCYIIVLRPELNSREQMIRKKK comes from the exons atggtgccaggcgagcctctctgggaagAGTATTCCGCTTTAGGGGAGCCACCACAGCTAAGGCCCATACTTGAAAAACTAAGAGAGCCATTGGCAACTGGACTGAATTACCAAGGGCCCAAATACGTATTTTCGGTGACCTCCGAAAATCAGCTGTTCATTGTTCCCAGACATGTACACAGAAGTCAAATTCTGAGC CCAGGAGACCTTGTAATTGGAGAGATGGTTTCCCAAGTCATATACTTCTCTAATATCCAGTCTTTCAGGGAACAGCCTTCACAGATACTGATTGATGAACCTAT TTCCGTGCCAAAgaactaccagcacatcctggccttagCATTTGCTGTCAAAGAAATCAATGAGAATCCCAAAGTCTTATCCAACATCTCTCTAGGGTTCCGCGTCCTCAATAGCTACTACACTGCAAGGATGACCTACAAGGCCACGCTCAACCTGCTCTCCACAGAGCATAGATTTGTCCCCAACTTCAAATGTCACAAGTGGAACAATCTGATAGCTCTCATTGGAGGATGCATCTCTGAAATCTCTGCCAATATGGCCACCCTTTCAGCAACccacaagattccacag GATGCAAACAAGCTATTCCCATTTTTATACCAGATGGTCCCAAATGAAGCCAAACAGCACACAGGAATTGTGCAATTACTTCAACATTTTAGATGGACATGGATTGTACTTTGTGCTGTGGATGATGACAAAGGGGACCAGTTTCTACAGACAATTTTACCACTACTCTTTGAGCATGGCATCTGCTATGATTTCATagtaagattagaaaaatggaaTTATCTGGATGAGATGATACGCTTGGCTTTACAGCACTGGGAAAGTTATGCAATTGTGTTTGAGACAAAAGCTAATGTATTTGTGGTTTATGGGGAACCTCCATCCTTTCAGGTTTTGAGAGTATTATCCTTTATAGTACCTGTAATGGGATGGCCACCTCTGGGTAAAGTGTGGGTTGTTACATCTCACTGGGATTTTGATTCAGTGTCTATTCAGAAAGACTGGGAAATACAAATGTTCCATGGTACTCTATCCTTCACAGTCCACTCAAGTCAGCCATTAGATTTCCAGAAGTTCATTCAGACGATAAGACCCTTCTGGCACAAAGAGGATGTATTCATCCAGGATGTCTGGGAACAGGCTTTCACCTGCTCCCTGAAAGCATCTAATGGACAGGAAGTGGAGGCTGAGCAGAAAGAACCCTGCTCtttggaggagaaactggagaacCTCCCTGGGGTTTTGTATGAAAAACACATGACTGGTCACAGCTACAATGTCTACAAAGCtgtctatgctgtggcacatgctttgaACTCCATATACAAATCCAGCTCCAAACATAGCAGATTGGCAAGAGGAGAGAGATTTGCCTTTCTGAATGTGCAACCATGGCAG GTCCATCCCTTTCTGAAGAGCCTTGTATTCAACCTCAGCACTGGAGATATGGTGCACTTTGATGAACATGGAGAACTGGTTGAAGGTTTTGATGTTACCAATTGGATCACTTTCCCCAATGGCTCACTGACTAGATTGAAAGTTGGACGACTGGAGCCTCAGGTTCCAGCAGGCAAAGAGTTAACCATCAATGATGAGCAAATTGTGTGGCATCCATGTTTTAATCAG GCGCTGCCCCATTCTGTGTGCAATGACAACTGCAACCCTGGCTTcagtagaaaaaagaaggaaggagagaagttttgctgctatgattgtgctccgtGTCCAGACGGAATGATCTCTAGTCAGAAAG ACATAGACGCTTGTGTCAATTGTCCAGAGGACCAATATCCCAACATGGATCAAACTCAGTGTGTTCCCAGGATTGTGAGCTTCCTCTCTTACAAAGAAAATCTGGGGATCATCTTAGTGGTGTtagctatttctctctctctcatcacaaCTTTAGTACTTGGCATTTTCCTGAAGCACAAGgatactcccatagtcaaagccaacaaccggacaCTCACCTACATCCTTctcatctccctcctcctttgcttcctgTGCTCCTTGCTTTTCATTGGACGGCCTGGAAGGGTGATCTGTCTTCTCCGACAAATGGCTTTTGGCCTTGTTTTCTCTTTGGCCATTTCCACTGTGTTGGCAAAGACGGTCACTGTAGTTGTGGCATttatggccaccaaaccaggatccagcataaggaaatgggtggggaaaggactgACCAATTCGATTGTCCTCTTCTGCTGCTTCATCCAAGCTGCCATTTGTGCTCTTTGGTTAAGTACTTCTCCGCCGTTTCCAGATAAGGACACGCATTCAGTGATTGGGGAAATTATACTTGAATGTAACGAGGGTTCAGCTACCATGTTTTACTCtgtcttgggctacatgggctcCCTGGCCACCGCCAGCTTCATAGTAGCTTTCTTTTCCAGGAAACtccctgacagtttcaatgaagccaaatttatcactttcagcatgttggtgttttgcagtgtttggttgtcctttgtgccaacctacctgagcaccaaagggaaatacatggtggccgtggagatcttctccatcttggcctccagtgctggattactgggttgcatcttttcccccaaatgctacattattgtgcttaggcctgagctgaacagcaGGGAACAAATGataaggaagaaaaaataa